From a region of the Bradyrhizobium sp. KBS0727 genome:
- a CDS encoding efflux RND transporter periplasmic adaptor subunit, with product MSPTEQRPPVSRRKLGIFGVVVVVGAGLIVATGIRAREDSSSKLKEWTDNQAVPTVAVALPSGRALTPTIDLPGRLEAYSRAPILARVSGYLKSWNADIGAKVKAGQVIAEIEAPDLDQQLLQARADLVSQQSSARLSEATLNRRKTLVASNFVSAQEIDERSADLANKLAAVNSGQANVERLEALAGYKKITAPFDGVVTSRDTDVGALINAGGGAGPAMFVVSDITKLRVYVNVPQNYVPAIKIGAKAALAMPEYPNRTFAATVEASSQSVDISSGTTRMQLALDNSAGELMPGGYANVRLNLQRDAVPLHIPSSALIFNQNGLRVATVGPDDKVLFKAVTIARDLGKEIELASGVAADDRIITAPPDGLADGDSVRVVGPGAKGKPTASEKQDVKG from the coding sequence ATGTCGCCCACTGAACAGCGCCCCCCGGTCTCGCGCCGGAAACTGGGCATATTCGGCGTGGTGGTGGTGGTCGGGGCGGGGTTGATCGTCGCTACCGGTATTCGGGCGCGCGAGGATTCCAGTTCGAAGTTGAAGGAATGGACCGACAACCAGGCGGTTCCGACGGTCGCCGTCGCGCTGCCGAGCGGCCGGGCGCTTACTCCCACCATCGATCTGCCGGGCCGGCTGGAGGCCTATTCGCGTGCGCCGATCCTGGCCCGCGTCAGTGGCTACCTGAAAAGCTGGAACGCCGACATCGGCGCCAAGGTCAAGGCCGGCCAGGTGATCGCGGAGATCGAGGCGCCGGATCTGGACCAGCAATTGCTGCAGGCCCGCGCCGATCTCGTCAGCCAGCAATCGAGCGCAAGGCTGTCGGAAGCGACGTTGAACCGGCGCAAGACGCTGGTGGCCTCGAATTTCGTTTCGGCGCAGGAAATCGACGAGCGCAGCGCCGACCTCGCCAACAAGCTGGCCGCGGTCAATTCCGGCCAGGCCAATGTCGAACGGCTGGAAGCGCTCGCCGGCTACAAGAAGATCACCGCCCCCTTCGACGGCGTGGTGACCTCGCGCGATACCGACGTCGGCGCGCTGATCAATGCCGGTGGCGGCGCGGGACCGGCGATGTTCGTGGTCTCCGATATCACCAAGCTGCGCGTCTACGTCAACGTGCCGCAGAACTACGTGCCTGCGATCAAGATCGGCGCCAAGGCCGCGCTCGCCATGCCGGAATATCCGAACCGCACCTTTGCGGCGACCGTCGAGGCTTCCTCGCAATCGGTCGATATTTCCTCCGGCACCACGCGGATGCAGCTCGCGCTGGACAATTCGGCGGGCGAACTGATGCCCGGCGGTTACGCCAATGTCCGCCTTAACCTGCAGCGCGACGCGGTGCCGCTGCACATTCCCTCCAGCGCGCTCATTTTCAACCAGAACGGCCTGCGGGTCGCGACCGTCGGCCCCGACGACAAGGTGCTGTTCAAGGCGGTGACGATCGCCCGCGACCTCGGCAAGGAGATCGAACTGGCCTCAGGCGTTGCCGCCGACGACCGCATCATCACCGCGCCGCCGGACGGCCTCGCCGATGGCGATTCGGTCCGCGTGGTCGGCCCCGGCGCCAAGGGTAAGCCCACCGCGTCGGAAAAGCAGGACGTGAAGGGGTAG
- a CDS encoding acetyl-CoA acetyltransferase translates to MSKTSLPEDRIPVIVGVGEIVDRPTDIAAGLEPLTLLEQAVRRAEADSGAKLIGELGSLDVVNFLSWRYRDPEKLLAARLGATPAHNYYGPVGGESPIRYIHQAAQRIARGECSVAAVCGAEAQSTATKAERGGITLPWTPFANDVEEPKRGAVFQKPMAVKLGVFRPITVYPLYESATSAHWGQTPREALAESGQLWSTYSKVASKNPNSWMKKALAPDEITTATPDNRLIAWPYTKLMVANPTVNMGGAVLLTSLAKARAAGVPEDRLVYVWGGASAEEPRDYLVRDQFYESHPQNAVLKAVMDLVEGDGKKFDAIELYSCFPCVPKMARRTLGLGPDVQPTVTGGLTFFGAPLNTYMTHAACAMVRKLRDGGKLGLLYGQGGFVTKHHGVVLSREAPKGALSQDTSVQTEADRAKGAVPEFVTEASGKGKAESFTVIYKGKGEVEHGVVMMRTEQDARALARVPANDAATLSHLLNMDRTPVGTLGNVVTAEDGVLEWRVG, encoded by the coding sequence ATGTCAAAAACCTCCCTTCCCGAAGACCGCATTCCCGTCATCGTCGGTGTCGGCGAAATCGTCGACCGGCCGACGGATATTGCCGCCGGCCTCGAGCCGCTGACGCTGCTCGAACAGGCGGTGCGGCGCGCGGAAGCCGACAGTGGCGCCAAGCTGATCGGCGAGCTCGGCTCGCTCGACGTCGTCAACTTCCTGAGCTGGCGCTACCGCGATCCCGAGAAGCTGCTTGCGGCGCGGCTCGGCGCCACGCCGGCGCATAATTATTACGGCCCGGTCGGCGGCGAGAGCCCGATCCGCTACATCCACCAGGCGGCGCAGCGCATCGCGCGCGGCGAATGCAGCGTGGCCGCGGTCTGCGGCGCGGAAGCGCAATCGACCGCGACCAAGGCCGAGCGCGGCGGTATCACACTGCCGTGGACGCCGTTCGCCAACGACGTCGAGGAGCCAAAGCGCGGCGCGGTGTTCCAGAAGCCGATGGCGGTGAAGCTCGGCGTCTTCCGCCCCATCACCGTCTATCCGCTTTATGAGTCCGCCACGTCAGCGCATTGGGGCCAGACCCCGCGCGAGGCACTGGCGGAATCCGGCCAGCTGTGGTCGACCTACTCGAAGGTGGCGTCGAAGAATCCGAACTCCTGGATGAAGAAGGCGCTCGCGCCGGACGAGATCACGACGGCGACGCCGGACAATCGCCTGATCGCCTGGCCCTATACCAAGCTGATGGTAGCCAACCCGACCGTCAACATGGGCGGCGCGGTGCTGCTGACCTCGCTGGCAAAGGCCCGCGCGGCCGGCGTGCCCGAGGATCGTTTGGTTTATGTCTGGGGCGGCGCATCGGCGGAAGAGCCGCGCGACTATCTGGTGCGCGACCAGTTTTATGAAAGCCATCCGCAGAACGCGGTGCTGAAAGCCGTGATGGATCTTGTCGAAGGCGACGGCAAGAAGTTCGATGCGATCGAATTGTATAGCTGCTTTCCCTGCGTGCCGAAGATGGCGCGGCGGACGCTCGGCCTCGGCCCCGACGTGCAGCCGACCGTGACCGGCGGGCTGACGTTCTTCGGTGCCCCGCTCAACACCTACATGACGCATGCGGCCTGCGCGATGGTGCGGAAACTGCGCGATGGCGGCAAGCTCGGCCTGCTCTACGGCCAGGGCGGTTTCGTCACCAAGCATCACGGCGTGGTGCTGTCGCGCGAGGCGCCGAAAGGAGCGCTATCGCAGGACACCAGCGTGCAGACGGAGGCCGACCGGGCTAAGGGCGCCGTGCCGGAGTTCGTCACCGAAGCCTCGGGCAAGGGTAAGGCCGAGAGTTTCACCGTGATCTACAAGGGCAAGGGCGAAGTCGAGCACGGCGTGGTGATGATGCGCACGGAGCAAGATGCCCGCGCACTGGCTCGGGTCCCCGCCAATGACGCCGCGACGCTGTCGCATCTCTTGAACATGGACCGCACGCCAGTCGGCACGCTCGGCAATGTCGTGACGGCGGAAGACGGCGTGTTGGAATGGCGGGTGGGGTAG
- a CDS encoding NAD(P)/FAD-dependent oxidoreductase → MSAQPSAAAKAAMSYDVVVVGAGFAGMYMLHRLRKQGMTARVYEQGDGVGGTWYWNRYPGARCDVESMQYSYSFSEELQQEWDWSEHYAPQPEILKYANHVADRFNLRPDIQFNTRVERAVFDEAIGLWSVATSDGNTVTAKFVVLATGCLSNAKMPDIKGLDRFKGKVYHTGHWPHEEVDFTGLRVGVIGTGSSAIQSVPIIAEQASQLTVFQRTANFSIPARNAALTEEERQSFRSRYPEIRQFAREVARNGIYTEMPDRGALDDGDNERRSKYEARWSRGGLTFMTVYNNLALEQAANDTAANFVREKIAEIVKDPETAKLLQPNNHPIGSKRICIDTDYFKTFNRSNVSLVDIKSNPIDEITANAVRTGGKDYEVDALVLATGFDAMTGSVAKIDIHGRGGQTLNDKWAAGPRTYLGLMSSGFPNLFVITGPGSPSVLSNMIVSIEQHVDWIADCVSYMRDNSLDTMEAAVDAEDKWVAHVNEVAYATLYPQANSWYMGANVPGKPRIFMPYIGGVGPYRQICNDVAAKGYEGFVMAGAEQPRKMAAS, encoded by the coding sequence ATGTCCGCCCAGCCATCCGCCGCCGCCAAAGCCGCCATGTCCTACGATGTCGTCGTCGTCGGAGCGGGCTTTGCCGGCATGTACATGCTGCACCGGCTGCGCAAGCAGGGAATGACGGCGCGGGTCTACGAGCAGGGAGATGGCGTCGGCGGCACCTGGTACTGGAATCGGTATCCCGGCGCCCGCTGCGACGTCGAGAGCATGCAATACTCCTATTCGTTTTCGGAAGAGCTGCAGCAGGAATGGGACTGGAGCGAGCACTACGCGCCGCAGCCCGAGATCCTGAAATACGCCAACCATGTCGCCGATCGTTTCAATCTGCGGCCGGACATCCAGTTCAACACAAGGGTCGAACGGGCCGTGTTCGACGAGGCGATCGGGCTGTGGTCGGTCGCGACGTCAGACGGCAACACCGTGACGGCAAAGTTCGTCGTCCTCGCCACCGGTTGTCTGTCGAACGCCAAGATGCCCGACATCAAGGGTCTCGATCGGTTCAAGGGCAAGGTCTATCACACCGGGCACTGGCCGCATGAAGAGGTCGATTTCACCGGCCTGCGCGTCGGTGTGATCGGAACGGGGTCGTCGGCGATCCAGTCGGTGCCGATCATTGCCGAGCAGGCGAGCCAGCTCACGGTGTTTCAGCGCACCGCCAATTTCTCGATTCCTGCCCGCAACGCGGCGCTCACCGAAGAGGAGCGGCAATCGTTTCGGTCGCGCTATCCCGAAATCCGGCAGTTTGCGCGCGAAGTCGCGCGTAACGGCATCTATACCGAGATGCCCGACCGCGGCGCGCTCGACGACGGCGACAATGAGCGCCGCTCGAAATACGAGGCGCGCTGGAGTCGCGGCGGGCTCACCTTCATGACGGTCTACAACAACCTCGCGCTGGAGCAGGCGGCCAACGACACCGCCGCCAATTTCGTCCGCGAGAAGATCGCCGAGATCGTCAAGGATCCGGAGACCGCGAAGCTGTTGCAGCCGAACAACCATCCGATCGGATCCAAGCGCATTTGCATCGACACCGACTATTTCAAGACCTTCAACCGTTCGAACGTGTCGTTGGTCGACATCAAGTCGAACCCGATCGATGAAATCACCGCAAACGCAGTGCGTACCGGCGGCAAGGACTACGAAGTCGATGCCCTGGTACTCGCCACCGGTTTCGACGCCATGACAGGTTCGGTGGCAAAGATCGACATTCACGGTCGCGGCGGCCAGACACTGAACGACAAATGGGCCGCGGGCCCGCGCACCTATCTGGGTCTGATGAGTTCAGGCTTTCCCAATCTCTTTGTCATCACCGGGCCCGGCAGCCCGTCGGTGCTGTCGAACATGATCGTCTCGATCGAGCAGCATGTCGACTGGATCGCCGATTGCGTTTCCTACATGCGCGATAACAGCCTCGACACCATGGAAGCGGCTGTGGACGCCGAAGACAAATGGGTCGCCCACGTCAACGAGGTCGCCTACGCCACGCTCTATCCGCAAGCCAATTCGTGGTACATGGGCGCCAACGTCCCCGGCAAGCCGCGGATCTTTATGCCCTATATCGGCGGCGTCGGGCCGTACCGGCAGATCTGCAACGACGTCGCGGCGAAGGGCTATGAGGGGTTTGTGATGGCAGGGGCAGAGCAGCCGCGCAAGATGGCAGCATCGTAA
- a CDS encoding ABC transporter ATP-binding protein, with translation MLEVRDLHAYYGKSHILQGVDLSVDQGEIVSLLGRNGVGRSTACKTIMGLLAPVGNVAFKGRSIAGLRPDQIAHLGIGYVPEDRQVFPGLTVKQNLELGLKRAGVEGRWKFADVFALFPNLAARQDNPAGVLSGGEQQMLTMCRTLMGDPDLVIIDEPTEGLAPKLVEQVGTLLDEIAKRGTAILLVEQKLTIALRISRRLYVMGHGRIVFEGTPAELAANAGVRKEWLEV, from the coding sequence ATGCTCGAGGTCCGCGATCTCCACGCCTATTACGGCAAGAGCCACATCCTGCAGGGCGTCGATCTCTCGGTCGATCAGGGCGAGATCGTCAGCCTGCTAGGCCGCAACGGGGTCGGCCGCTCGACCGCGTGCAAGACCATCATGGGACTGCTGGCGCCGGTCGGAAATGTTGCCTTCAAGGGCCGCTCGATCGCGGGGCTCAGGCCCGACCAGATCGCCCATCTCGGGATCGGCTATGTGCCGGAAGACCGCCAGGTGTTTCCCGGCCTCACCGTCAAACAGAACCTCGAGCTCGGGCTGAAGCGCGCCGGCGTCGAAGGGCGCTGGAAATTTGCCGACGTGTTCGCGCTGTTTCCCAATCTGGCCGCGCGGCAGGACAATCCGGCCGGCGTGCTGTCGGGCGGCGAGCAACAGATGTTGACCATGTGCCGCACCCTGATGGGCGACCCGGACCTCGTCATCATCGACGAGCCGACCGAGGGCCTCGCGCCCAAACTGGTCGAACAGGTCGGCACATTGCTTGATGAGATCGCCAAACGCGGCACCGCGATCCTTTTGGTGGAGCAGAAACTCACCATCGCGCTGCGGATTTCCCGCCGCCTCTACGTCATGGGCCACGGCCGCATCGTATTCGAGGGCACCCCGGCGGAGCTCGCCGCCAACGCGGGCGTGCGCAAGGAGTGGCTGGAGGTTTAG
- a CDS encoding ABC transporter ATP-binding protein, whose amino-acid sequence MSTDALPPAIELRDVCKRFGRTEIIRGVNLSIPRGERHAIIGPNGAGKTTLFNLISGRFPISSGSITVDGKSTANLAPQEINRLGLSRSFQITSIFPRMTVFENIRCGLLWSKGYRYSFWNLLSRQKALNEAADQLLERLKLSDRRNLQAGLLSYAEQRALEIGITIAGGAEIILLDEPTAGMSHSETDSAVALIRSVSEGKTLIMVEHDMSVVFGLADRITVLVYGEVIASDAPAAIRGNAAVQEAYLGTVAA is encoded by the coding sequence GTGAGCACGGATGCCCTCCCCCCCGCCATCGAACTGCGCGACGTCTGCAAGCGCTTCGGCCGCACCGAGATCATCCGCGGCGTCAACCTCTCGATACCGCGCGGCGAACGTCACGCCATCATCGGCCCCAATGGCGCCGGCAAGACCACGCTGTTCAACCTGATCTCGGGGCGGTTTCCGATCAGTTCCGGCTCGATCACGGTCGACGGCAAGTCGACCGCCAACCTGGCGCCGCAGGAGATCAACCGTCTGGGTCTTTCGCGCAGCTTCCAGATCACCTCGATCTTCCCGCGCATGACCGTGTTCGAGAACATCCGCTGCGGCTTGTTGTGGTCGAAAGGCTATCGCTACTCGTTCTGGAACCTGCTGAGTCGCCAGAAAGCGCTGAACGAAGCCGCCGACCAATTGCTGGAACGGCTGAAACTGTCCGACCGGCGCAACCTTCAGGCCGGACTGTTGTCCTACGCCGAACAGCGCGCGCTGGAAATCGGCATCACCATCGCCGGCGGCGCCGAGATCATCCTGCTGGACGAGCCGACCGCCGGCATGAGCCACAGCGAGACCGACAGTGCGGTGGCGCTGATCCGCTCGGTGTCGGAGGGCAAGACGCTGATCATGGTCGAGCACGACATGAGCGTGGTGTTCGGCCTCGCCGACCGCATTACGGTGCTGGTCTACGGCGAAGTGATCGCGTCCGACGCGCCGGCCGCCATCCGCGGCAACGCCGCCGTGCAGGAAGCCTATCTCGGGACGGTGGCGGCATGA
- a CDS encoding branched-chain amino acid ABC transporter permease — MTMLRRHWPWLLAFVILLAIPFLFYDWGKGRHSGFVLTLMSEIGVMAIFALSYNMLMGQAGLLSFGHAVLLGMGAYCAAHVVLLVKAGTIWLPTELVPLAGGLGGLLFGFVFGWLVTKQRATAFAMITMGLGELVSAAALMFMGFFGGEGGISIDRVMDTSLVGVRYSSPWQVYCLVLVWAFIAAVLMKLQTQTPLGSMANATRDNFERAQFVGYDPRMVRLYQFALSGFFAGIGGGLYVLIYEIVTFDTVSAAKSANALLAVYIGGAGGFFGPILGTIVVVLLQSGVSLLSNAWLLYVGILFIVMVMYAPGGLIGLIFMHMPIWRAGRMRELLLPYARAFPPALIVLLGFVLLVELASFTTIGAAQGKTFSIGGNVIDTTAPLPWVIALAALVLGTLWLRREARGFRERWDAVTESIKLKGAMS, encoded by the coding sequence ATGACCATGCTGCGCCGCCACTGGCCATGGCTACTCGCCTTCGTCATCCTGCTCGCGATCCCGTTCCTGTTCTACGACTGGGGCAAGGGCCGCCATTCCGGCTTCGTGCTGACCCTGATGAGCGAGATCGGCGTGATGGCGATCTTCGCGCTGTCCTACAATATGCTGATGGGCCAGGCCGGCCTGCTGTCGTTCGGACACGCCGTGCTGCTCGGGATGGGCGCCTACTGCGCTGCGCATGTCGTGCTTCTCGTCAAGGCCGGCACGATCTGGCTGCCGACCGAACTGGTGCCGCTGGCCGGTGGGCTCGGCGGATTGCTCTTCGGCTTCGTGTTCGGCTGGCTGGTGACCAAGCAGCGCGCCACGGCGTTCGCGATGATCACGATGGGGCTCGGCGAACTGGTTTCGGCCGCAGCCCTGATGTTCATGGGCTTCTTCGGCGGCGAAGGCGGCATCAGCATCGATCGCGTGATGGATACCAGCCTGGTCGGCGTGCGCTACTCGTCGCCGTGGCAGGTCTACTGCCTGGTGCTGGTCTGGGCCTTCATCGCCGCGGTGCTGATGAAGTTGCAGACCCAGACCCCGCTCGGCAGCATGGCCAACGCCACCCGCGACAATTTCGAGCGCGCGCAGTTCGTCGGCTACGATCCGCGCATGGTCCGGCTCTATCAATTCGCGCTGTCCGGATTTTTCGCCGGCATCGGCGGCGGCCTGTATGTGCTGATCTACGAAATCGTCACCTTCGATACCGTGTCGGCGGCAAAATCCGCCAACGCGCTGCTGGCGGTCTATATCGGCGGCGCCGGCGGATTCTTCGGGCCGATCCTCGGCACCATCGTGGTGGTGCTGCTGCAGAGCGGCGTCAGCCTGCTCAGCAATGCCTGGCTGCTCTATGTCGGCATTCTCTTCATCGTCATGGTGATGTACGCGCCGGGCGGGCTGATCGGGCTGATCTTCATGCATATGCCGATCTGGCGCGCCGGGCGGATGCGCGAGCTGCTGCTACCCTATGCGCGGGCATTCCCACCCGCGCTGATCGTCCTGCTCGGTTTCGTGCTGCTGGTGGAGCTCGCCTCCTTCACCACCATCGGCGCCGCGCAAGGCAAGACGTTCTCGATCGGCGGCAACGTCATCGATACCACGGCGCCGCTACCCTGGGTGATCGCGCTGGCCGCCCTGGTGCTCGGCACGCTATGGCTGCGTCGCGAAGCCCGCGGTTTCCGCGAGCGCTGGGACGCCGTGACCGAAAGCATCAAGCTGAAGGGGGCGATGTCGTGA
- a CDS encoding branched-chain amino acid ABC transporter permease, whose product MMEVFVVSLLNGLVYGMLLFMLASGLTLILSMMGVLNFAHASAYMLGAYFAYTISVYIGFWPALVIAPLLCGLIGAGIEMFGLRRVHRNGHIAELLFTFGLALLIEKGVQMTWGLLPVPYRVPELLDFPLFKVYGTQFPAYRAFMLVISGLMFGAIWLGLTRTRIGLVIQAALTHPDMASALGHNVPRIFTLVFAAGTALAGLAGVIGGNYQVTEPAMAFTMGPIVFVVVVFGGLGSLAGCFIASILMGLIQTFAVVFDVSLADLLAKFGVTVTSSTPFAEVLNVTLPRIGALLPFMMMVLILVFRPRGLMGTRDT is encoded by the coding sequence CTGATGGAAGTCTTTGTCGTCTCGCTCCTGAATGGCCTCGTTTACGGCATGCTGTTGTTTATGCTGGCGAGCGGGCTGACGCTCATCCTCAGTATGATGGGCGTGCTCAACTTCGCGCATGCCAGCGCCTATATGCTGGGCGCCTATTTCGCCTACACGATCAGCGTCTATATCGGCTTCTGGCCGGCGCTGGTCATCGCGCCCCTGCTCTGCGGACTGATCGGTGCTGGGATCGAAATGTTCGGGCTGCGGCGCGTCCACCGCAACGGCCACATCGCCGAATTGCTGTTCACCTTCGGCCTCGCGCTCCTGATCGAAAAGGGCGTGCAGATGACCTGGGGCCTGCTGCCGGTGCCCTACCGGGTGCCGGAGCTGCTGGATTTTCCGCTGTTCAAGGTCTACGGCACGCAGTTCCCGGCCTACCGCGCCTTCATGTTGGTGATCTCCGGCCTGATGTTCGGCGCGATCTGGCTTGGCCTCACGCGCACGCGCATCGGCCTCGTGATCCAGGCCGCCCTCACCCATCCCGACATGGCCTCGGCGCTCGGCCATAACGTGCCGCGCATCTTTACCCTGGTGTTTGCCGCCGGTACGGCGCTGGCCGGCCTCGCCGGCGTGATCGGCGGAAACTACCAGGTCACCGAGCCGGCGATGGCCTTCACCATGGGGCCGATCGTGTTCGTTGTGGTGGTGTTCGGCGGGCTGGGTTCGCTGGCCGGCTGCTTCATCGCTTCGATCTTGATGGGGCTGATCCAGACCTTTGCCGTCGTGTTCGACGTCTCGCTGGCGGATCTGCTGGCAAAATTCGGCGTCACAGTGACGTCAAGCACGCCGTTCGCCGAGGTTCTCAACGTGACGCTGCCGCGGATCGGCGCGCTGCTGCCGTTCATGATGATGGTGCTGATCCTGGTGTTCCGGCCGCGTGGGCTGATGGGGACTCGCGATACATGA
- a CDS encoding branched-chain amino acid ABC transporter substrate-binding protein, with product MLRGKWLAVFSGIVLAIANCGYASAQATIKVAYTDPLSGPFAQVGDANLKQMQYIIDYINSKGGALGKKFELVPFDNKSQPSDALIALKSATDQNMPFIMQCSGSNIAAALIDAVNKHNERNPDNRIIYLNCGAVATELTNEQCSFWHFRFDLHVGMKAEVMVRALPKTVTKVYLINQDYLFGQSVQREVKNYLAKLRPDVQVVGDELIPLGKIKDFSPYLTKIKASGAQALLTGNWGPDMNLLIKAGVDSGADLHYYTFYAHLAGGPTAIGAGGDNRVLAVMSFGENVAPAIGNKEAEAFAEGFREKHKFDFSAAGFRTIFEYLQAAVNKAGAVDATKIATAMEDLSLKDFLGFDTKMRKDDHQIITEYFVGTFKKGVKYDAEGTGLGWENTATILAKDVDQPNSCKMKRPSGA from the coding sequence ATGCTGCGAGGCAAGTGGTTAGCCGTGTTCTCTGGAATCGTGCTCGCGATCGCAAATTGCGGTTATGCCAGCGCCCAAGCCACCATCAAGGTTGCCTATACCGATCCGCTTTCAGGCCCGTTCGCGCAAGTCGGCGACGCCAACCTGAAGCAGATGCAATACATCATCGACTACATCAATTCGAAGGGCGGCGCGCTCGGCAAGAAGTTCGAGCTGGTCCCGTTCGACAACAAATCGCAGCCTTCGGACGCGCTGATCGCGCTGAAGAGCGCCACCGACCAGAACATGCCCTTCATCATGCAGTGCAGCGGCTCCAACATCGCCGCCGCCCTGATCGATGCGGTCAACAAGCACAACGAGCGCAACCCCGACAACCGCATCATCTACCTGAACTGCGGCGCGGTGGCGACGGAACTGACCAACGAGCAGTGCAGCTTCTGGCATTTCCGCTTCGACCTGCATGTCGGCATGAAGGCCGAAGTCATGGTCCGCGCGCTGCCGAAGACCGTGACCAAGGTCTACCTGATCAACCAGGACTATCTGTTCGGCCAGTCCGTCCAGCGCGAGGTCAAAAACTATCTCGCCAAGCTCAGGCCCGACGTCCAGGTGGTGGGCGACGAGTTGATCCCGCTCGGCAAGATCAAGGACTTCTCGCCCTATCTCACCAAGATCAAGGCCTCGGGCGCGCAGGCGCTGCTGACCGGCAACTGGGGTCCGGACATGAACCTCCTGATCAAGGCCGGCGTCGATTCCGGCGCCGACCTGCACTACTACACCTTCTATGCGCATCTCGCCGGCGGACCGACCGCGATCGGCGCCGGCGGCGATAACCGCGTGCTCGCAGTGATGTCGTTCGGCGAGAACGTCGCACCCGCTATCGGCAACAAGGAAGCCGAAGCCTTTGCCGAAGGTTTCCGCGAAAAGCACAAGTTCGACTTCTCCGCCGCCGGCTTCCGCACCATCTTCGAATATCTGCAGGCGGCGGTGAACAAGGCGGGCGCGGTCGATGCGACCAAGATCGCGACCGCGATGGAAGACCTATCGCTCAAGGACTTCCTCGGCTTCGACACCAAGATGCGCAAGGACGATCACCAGATCATCACCGAGTACTTCGTCGGCACCTTCAAGAAGGGCGTCAAATACGACGCCGAAGGCACCGGCCTCGGCTGGGAGAATACGGCGACCATCCTCGCCAAGGATGTCGATCAACCCAACAGCTGCAAGATGAAGCGCCCGAGCGGAGCCTGA
- the yghU gene encoding glutathione-dependent disulfide-bond oxidoreductase codes for MSDAPVTDPTAYVPPKVWTWNKGSGGRFASINRPIAGPTHDKELPVGKHPFQLYSLATPNGVKVTVMFEELLAAGYSGAEYDAWLIRIDGNQFGSGFVSVNPNSKIPALMDRSGPTPIRLFESGAILVHLAEKFGAFLPTSGQARAECLSWLFWQMGSAPFLGGGFGHFYAYAPTKIEYAIDRYAMEVKRQLDVLDRHLAGNEYLAGSDYTIADMATWPWYGSLAKGLLYGAGEFLSVDSYKNVQRWTDAIAKRPAVQRGRMVNRPFGDPASQLHERHDASDFDTNTQDKIEAAAKA; via the coding sequence ATGAGCGACGCCCCCGTCACCGACCCCACCGCCTATGTCCCGCCCAAAGTCTGGACCTGGAACAAGGGGAGTGGCGGCCGGTTCGCCAGCATCAACCGCCCGATCGCGGGTCCGACGCATGACAAGGAGCTGCCGGTCGGCAAGCATCCGTTCCAGCTCTATTCGCTGGCGACGCCGAACGGCGTCAAGGTAACCGTGATGTTCGAGGAACTGCTGGCGGCCGGATACAGCGGCGCGGAATACGATGCCTGGCTGATCCGGATCGACGGCAACCAGTTCGGCAGCGGGTTTGTGTCGGTCAATCCGAACTCCAAGATCCCGGCGCTGATGGACCGCAGCGGGCCCACCCCGATCAGGCTGTTCGAGTCCGGCGCGATCCTGGTGCATTTGGCCGAAAAGTTCGGCGCCTTCCTGCCGACCAGCGGCCAGGCGCGCGCCGAATGCCTGTCGTGGCTGTTCTGGCAGATGGGCAGCGCGCCATTTCTCGGCGGCGGCTTTGGACACTTCTACGCCTACGCGCCGACCAAGATCGAATACGCGATCGACCGCTACGCCATGGAGGTGAAGCGCCAGCTCGACGTGCTCGACCGCCATCTGGCCGGCAACGAATATCTGGCGGGCAGCGACTACACGATCGCCGACATGGCGACCTGGCCGTGGTACGGCAGCCTCGCCAAGGGACTGCTGTATGGCGCCGGCGAATTTCTCTCCGTCGACAGCTACAAGAACGTGCAGCGCTGGACCGACGCGATTGCCAAGCGCCCGGCAGTGCAACGCGGCCGCATGGTCAACCGTCCGTTCGGCGATCCCGCCAGCCAGTTGCACGAGCGCCACGACGCGTCCGATTTCGATACTAACACGCAGGACAAGATCGAGGCCGCCGCCAAGGCGTGA